Sequence from the Leptospira dzoumogneensis genome:
TTGTTCTTTCATTTCTCTTCTTTCCCTTTCCGATTGGAATTTGCGAACCGGGACAACCATTCTTTTGCTCTGGAGATCCTGGACTTGACTGTTCCTTCGGAGATATCCAATTTTTTAGCGATCGATTCCATCTTCTCGCCGCCCAACCTAAGTATCATAGTTTCTTTATATGGAGAAGGCAAGAGATTAATTTGAGATTCCATCCATTTACGTTTGTCCGGATCAGGTTCGATCGCCGCAATATCTTGTTCTTTTTTTTCTGAAACTTTTATCTCAGCCTGTAGTTTTGAATAAGCTCTTCCTTCTCTATTCCATTTTCGGATCGCTCTTCTGCATTCGTTCCTGGCCGCAACGTATAACCAACGATTTGCATCTTGAGGATCCAGAGAAGGTTTGTTTTTGAACTTAAGATAATATCTCAAGTGCGTATCTTGGACCAGGTCCTCGACTAAAGAAGCCATCCCGGGCAAAATATGCCTGCGGATGGATTTGAGGACGGTCTCCTTACTGGATCCTATGATCCGGATTAATTCTGGTTCCGTCATTCTATCTATCTATAGTCCGGTCCAAAACTTAAGTCGCTGATAAAGATTTGATCTCGGGCTTCAAGAACCTGGCCATTTATGGACAGGTTCTTACAGTCTCTGTCTCCTGGAGGAGGTCCGGGAGGCGGACCGTGATGATGGGGAGGAAAGTCCCTTCTTTCTTTGATCCTGTTCAATCTTTCCTTATGGAGTTGATTCAGTTTTTGTTTTTGTTCCGGATTCAGAATCGATTCGAATTCCAGTCTTCCTTGTATATGCAAAAATCTTAATTCTAATTGTATGTCGCTGATCTCTTTCAGTTTGGATTTTACCGCAGCCAGATCTACTTTAGGGGATTCTAATAGTTTACGCAGGGATTCATGAAGAGCAGGCAACTTCTCTCCCATACTGCGGCTTACATTCAATCTTTTGTCTGTCGCCGCCTTAGCTTTTTCGATCTGTTCTTTTGTGAGAGAAAGTTCTTTGGAGAATCTTTCAAAATTTCTATCTTCTCTTTCTCTTGGGCCAGGGCCTCCTCCGGGTATAAAGAAGTCGAACGGTTCCGGACCGAATGGCGGAGGTGGAGGAGGGGGTTCCGCAAATAAGGAATTCCCTGATCCTAAAACCAGTAAAAGAAAAAAGAGTAATTTAAGTTTTTTAAGATCCAAGTGATCACCTGCTATTTCTGACGAATTATTTTTATTGTGTGGTACTAGTGCTGGAAGAACTTCCGGAAGAAATCGTACTACTTGTACAATTCACTTCTCCTTTGATACTGACAGAAGGACCTGAAACATTCTGTGTATTATAACAGGTCTCTCCGTCTTGGGTATAACACATACTTGTAGAAGTTGCGGAAGTACAATTGATATTATCCACAGTATAACATTGGGTAAGAGAAAGAGCTACACTTCCGCTGGAAACTGCTGTGCCCACCAGATCCAGATCCACTGTAAGATAAGAAAGAGCCTGGGAACTGGAAACGCTTGTATCCACAGGAACTCCACTTCCTCCCCAATAAATTTTACCGTAATTAGAAACAACCGCAGATGTTCCTATTCCACCCGAATAAGAGAAACCTTGCGTGGAATCGATAGAACCTTGGTTTTGGGTAGCATCGTATAAGAACTTGAGATAAAGATATTCACCTGTCTTAAAGTATAATCTTGTGATCACCGTATAAAGGTTCGTGGTGCTTGTACTTGTAGTAGTCGTGGTAGTGCTTGTGCTGGAAGAACTATAAGGAGTGGCAGTCCCACAGCTTGCGGTCTTGTCCATGTCCAATTCCCCATCTATATTAAAAGCAACCCCGTCCCCAAAAACGGTTAAACTTACTTTATCCGCATCCCTATTCTCACAGGATAAAAAACAAAATAAGAAAAATACGATATAGGTCTGTGGGTTTTGTATATTGGATCGGTTGAAAGGATTCAAAATAAGATTCCAGGATTCTCTATATATAAGTAAACCCGGAGCAGTAAAAACGTTCCCTGATTCTTACTAAAAATCCATATTTATCGGATCGACTCGAGTATGATAGAACCCTGATTTTTCCCTTGATCCATAAGGGCTAAAAAAATATAAAAGAACGGTGTTTCGAATATTCGGACTTCTATTTTCGTTTTTTATATTTTCTCCCGTATTCGCACAAGGTATCTCGGGCTCTCGTTTGGAAGAAATCCAGAAAAGGGGAGAATTGAGGGTTACTGGAAATCGTAACTTCGACCCGTTTTATATCTCAGATCCAAAAGACGGTTTTCCGGGATTCGATGCGGAGTTAGGTAAAAAATATGCCGAGTTCTTGGGAGTAAAATACACGTTCACAAATCGGCCCGAGTTCGAAGATTTCGCGGAAGCGATCAAGACAGGCGAAGCGGATATCGCGTTTTCAGGTTTAAGTTCTACATTAGAAAGATCTAAAAAAGGAAGTTTCAGTTCTCCTTATTTGGTTTCTACAACAGGTGCATTGGTAAATAAGAATGCACTTCCTCCTCCTCCGGAAGGAAATATCATCACAACGGTATATTTCAGAAGTGTAAAGGACCTGGACAGCGTAAGCGGGCTTAGTTTTTCGGTTAGAGCATTTTCCGCCAGCCATGAATTTCTTTTGAGTATTTTTCCGAATTCCAGGATATTCACTTACGGTTCCATGGAAAGCGCTTGGAATTCGGTGAAAGAAGGACAGGCGAATTGTTTCGTGGGAGATTCTCTTTATATCAGGGGTTTATTACTCAAACAAAGAAGTATTTTATCTAATTTTAGGGCGCTTATAGAATCCACTCAGGAAAATCATGTGAGCGCTTTACTTCCCAAAGGAGATATTTACTTCTCCCGTAATTTTGAATTTTTCCTGTCGGAACTCAGGCGAACTGGAGAATTAAAAAGTTTGGAGGATAAGTATTTTAACAGAAGCGACTGGGTAAAATAAAGAAACAGTCTAATTCTTATGGCGACTTTGACAAAAAGAAAGGCCCAAAATTCTCCCGGACAGATCTATGTGGATTCCAGTTGTATCGATTGTGAAACCTGCAGGATCTTAGCCTCGGATATTTTTGGAGAAGACCAAACAGGTTCCTTCGTCAAAAAACAACCCGAAACAGAATCCGAAAAATTCCAAGCCTTACAAGCATTGGTTGCCTGTCCCACAGCATCTATCGGAACGGAAGATCGTATAGATCTCACAGAAGCAAAATTATCTTTTCCAAAACAGATACAAGACGAGGTATATCATTGCGGTTTCCATTCTAAGGATTCATTCGGCGCCTTCTCCTATTTGATCATAAGGGAAGAAGGTAACGTACTTGTGGATTCTCCCAGATATATCCCGTCACTTTCTGAAAAAATAAAAAACCTGGGCGGTATCAAATATCATTTTTTAACACATAGAGACGATGTGGCGGATCATGAAAAATTTCACCGAGATTTCGGGACCCAAAGGATCATACATGAAGGAGATCTATCCGCGGTTCCAAATGCGGAGATTGTGATCAAAGGAAAAGAACCATTCTCTCTTGGCAAAGATCTATTGATCATACCCGGGCCTGGACATACGAGGGGACATTCTACTCTATTATATAAACATAAATTTCTATTTTCAGGGGACCATCTTGCGTTTGA
This genomic interval carries:
- a CDS encoding RNA polymerase sigma factor, translating into MTEPELIRIIGSSKETVLKSIRRHILPGMASLVEDLVQDTHLRYYLKFKNKPSLDPQDANRWLYVAARNECRRAIRKWNREGRAYSKLQAEIKVSEKKEQDIAAIEPDPDKRKWMESQINLLPSPYKETMILRLGGEKMESIAKKLDISEGTVKSRISRAKEWLSRFANSNRKGKEEK
- a CDS encoding substrate-binding periplasmic protein — encoded protein: MFRIFGLLFSFFIFSPVFAQGISGSRLEEIQKRGELRVTGNRNFDPFYISDPKDGFPGFDAELGKKYAEFLGVKYTFTNRPEFEDFAEAIKTGEADIAFSGLSSTLERSKKGSFSSPYLVSTTGALVNKNALPPPPEGNIITTVYFRSVKDLDSVSGLSFSVRAFSASHEFLLSIFPNSRIFTYGSMESAWNSVKEGQANCFVGDSLYIRGLLLKQRSILSNFRALIESTQENHVSALLPKGDIYFSRNFEFFLSELRRTGELKSLEDKYFNRSDWVK
- a CDS encoding LIC10920 family plasminogen-binding lipoprotein; protein product: MNPFNRSNIQNPQTYIVFFLFCFLSCENRDADKVSLTVFGDGVAFNIDGELDMDKTASCGTATPYSSSSTSTTTTTTSTSTTNLYTVITRLYFKTGEYLYLKFLYDATQNQGSIDSTQGFSYSGGIGTSAVVSNYGKIYWGGSGVPVDTSVSSSQALSYLTVDLDLVGTAVSSGSVALSLTQCYTVDNINCTSATSTSMCYTQDGETCYNTQNVSGPSVSIKGEVNCTSSTISSGSSSSTSTTQ
- a CDS encoding MBL fold metallo-hydrolase, with the protein product MATLTKRKAQNSPGQIYVDSSCIDCETCRILASDIFGEDQTGSFVKKQPETESEKFQALQALVACPTASIGTEDRIDLTEAKLSFPKQIQDEVYHCGFHSKDSFGAFSYLIIREEGNVLVDSPRYIPSLSEKIKNLGGIKYHFLTHRDDVADHEKFHRDFGTQRIIHEGDLSAVPNAEIVIKGKEPFSLGKDLLIIPGPGHTRGHSTLLYKHKFLFSGDHLAFDPKREKLIAFRGACWYSWEEQTKSMKDLENYDFEWLLPGHGHPAHTDRKSMSEMLRSCVLWMQKR
- a CDS encoding Spy/CpxP family protein refolding chaperone, with the protein product MDLKKLKLLFFLLLVLGSGNSLFAEPPPPPPPFGPEPFDFFIPGGGPGPREREDRNFERFSKELSLTKEQIEKAKAATDKRLNVSRSMGEKLPALHESLRKLLESPKVDLAAVKSKLKEISDIQLELRFLHIQGRLEFESILNPEQKQKLNQLHKERLNRIKERRDFPPHHHGPPPGPPPGDRDCKNLSINGQVLEARDQIFISDLSFGPDYR